DNA from Dermochelys coriacea isolate rDerCor1 chromosome 20, rDerCor1.pri.v4, whole genome shotgun sequence:
gatggggtcgAGCCCACCCCTTCCAGCTCATGGGCGTTAGAGCTTTGCCATCGCCCGATGAGTAAAAGTTAAGTGGCATGCAACCGTCACAAGAGAGGTGGCCTTGTTCCCCTTTTGTAGGTagggaatctgaggcacagaggggctgcCCTCGCCACCCAGCACTTTTGCTTCCACACTACAGCACCAGCCAGTACTTCCGTCCCATCCTATCAGCgcccccctgctgggagaggacAGAACTGGAGGAGCGGGAGCTCTGCACGCAGCTCGTGCGCCTGAAGCATTCCCGACACCTCTGATACCAAATCATGCTTACAGGCAAGCACGACTACAAGGCCTGATTCAAAATCCCAAACTGCCACCACATAAGTAAAGCAGAATTCCCCTCTAATTAGTCAGCGGCGGTAGGAAGGCTGCGTTGCCACTCTGGCGCCCTGTTACTAGCAGGCAGCATTGTTCCCATAGAACCATTGCGTTGCAAAGGCCTGCTGCGGGACCAGATTCCCACTCATCCTGGAACTTCAGGGGAAGAGATGCTAAACCTTTCAGACTCTGTGTATTCTCCCCCTCTGCCACCAATCCGTGCATCAGTGCTTTGAGTGCCCTAGCAAAAGCAAGATCCCCAgcgtgccaggcactgtacagacccATAGCAAGAGACATGAAGAGCCTACAGTCTGAGCAGCCAAGGGGACGGATTGTTCTCCCTATTCAatggctggggaaactgaggcacagagcgggcgGCAGCGCCTTGCCCAAGCAAGTGAAGCCAAGAGTCTAACAGCTGAACCCGCACTTAAGCCCCAAGATCATTAATCACACAGGGAAGGAAAGGATTAAAAACCAGGGTAAGTTGGAGCTCACATTGTCACCGCTAGGGATGTGGTTAGCTTTGTGTGGGCTGTTGTGTAGACTTCCCTTGTTATTGTTTGGGAGGGAGCGAGGAGGTGGCGCTgacgcagagagagagagagatgcctctGGCCTTGAACTCACGTCAGTTTCCACCAGAGAGGATGGAAGGCTATGTAAATTTGGCGCCGTGACCGCATCGCCTGTCTCTGTCTCCTCCCTGCTGCGCAGAGAGCTCCCCTGTGATGGATAGACTGGGGGCCTGATGTTACACCCTTGAGCTGAAGGTACCAAGTGTGTCAGCTGTGATGTACCATGACGAAACCACTTCCAAGCTTGAGCCAGGTGAGGGGGACACATAGGTCCTGGGTGTCACCACTCAGGAACGGTTCAAAGCAGTGTTGGAGAGCTATTCCTTCACCACACCACTTCCCTGATCCTTCTCgcgtgaacagagagcaacaatacccgaagtccgaaggtaCAAACGACTTGATGTTTATTGGGTTGAACTCCCAGCAAGctttaaatccaagttcctttttccttattttcgaatccccaacttacttcctgtttgcccctaatttatatagtaatagtcTTCAGCTATACcctaaccaatcattttactgaaagctatctaaccaatcctaacatattgtaacataattctcaaACCAgttatatcccactaccctaattaacttacacctagcaaaactcattatacagcagacagaaacaattagagaaccagccAGATAACAATAGAAAAGCATCAagcatcagggggtagccgtgttagtctgtatccacaaaaacaacgaggaggccggtggcaccttaaaggacTAACCGATTTATgcccaataaatctgttactctttaaggtgccaatAGAAAAGTgagggccataaagataaaacatacagaaatgagggtttcacaacgcaactcttgccagacaggatgctatcagactAAGTTTTCTTGAATCATGTTCTCTGGTGTGATCAGCATTAGCAGGGCAgggttgtattcctaacagccaaatagcaccttatttcaatgtgactggtttgggatgtgaggatgtgactgttcAGTCCCAGCTATGGCGGCTCCATTGCTTAGCCAGAGACCTTAGCTCaagggtggccaatctgagcctgagaaggagccagaatttaccaaggtacatttccaaagagccaccaataatacatcagcagcccctatcagctcccccgccccaccGCTCCCcacgcctcccacccaccaggagccccaccaatcagcgcctccccctcccaccttgtacttcccgatcagctgtttcatggcatgcaggaggctggggggggggggtggaggagcgagggcagggcaggctcaggggagggggcggggaggggtggagtgggagcagagccaggggttgagccgtgagcacattggaaagttggcgcctgtagctccagccccggagtcggtgcctgtacaaggagccacataggaacttctgaagagccgcatgtggctctggggccacaggttggccacccctggcttagCCTAAGAACCAGGCCTCAGACTCTCCTAGCTATACATAGGCGGACTGTGAGTTTCAGTCtttgttttatacctctataactagctaagtgataaaatacacctacattcttaagCAAAGGCCtctgcagacaggcctgaatatctatatccgaACAAGCAGTCCGCTGAATGAAGAGGCATGTCTCAGCAAGAGGACAGACTGGATCCTTTGACAGGGAGTTTCCTGCCCACCCAAGGCGACTAGCTGAGGCCAAGGGCGGGCTGGACATAGAGGGACAACTTTCTCCCTCTTATAAGCTTGCTCCCTGGGAAGTGGTGGTGTATGTTGGCCTGGGACAGTTGGCTGGAGTAGCCCCAAAGTAGAATCAATCCCTAAATGAATTCCTGTCTCTCAGTGATCCAGGACCTTTTGAAAAGGATTAATAAAATCCCATCCAGAGACTGGTTTTCTTGAGAGTCCCGCGTGAGGTGGATTGGCTGTCTCTAGATTCATTTCCAGCTCAGCATGGTGCTGAATGTTTCCAGAGCAAGCCCATTCAGGAGCAGATGCTCCAGGGAAGATGCTCACACGTGACCCCATTGGGCGATCTTTCCAGGAGACCAGGATTGCTCTCCAGTGCCACCACATCACTTGGAGCTGGGTTAAGAGCAGGTTTCCAGACCATAACTTGGGAAATATCTTGCATTCACCCTGACCCAAAGTCTCCTCGTTGGGTAACCTCCTACAGATGGACCATAAAAGGACCAGCAACTCTGAAAAGTCACTCAAGTTTTAATGTCAGACAAAACCTCCAGAAGGTCAGGAGAAGTAGCCATGGGGCAGATTCTGCTCTCTTTTACCCCAGGGCAACTGTGGAGCGACTCCACAGAATGCAATGAAGTTGCTCCAATCTGCACCAAGATAACAAGAACAATTCTGCATCTTCTTTCAAAGGGTGAGTGGAAGAGGGCAGAGCAAAGGACTCCTATGGGAGTTAGCTCTGTCACTCACCATGGAATGGGGGAGACCAACATTTTCAGCAgcaggcactgaatttagcagCCAACTGTGAAAATCAGGGCCTTGGTGTCTACGTGGTCAGCACCCACCACTCCAGATGAAGTTGCTTCTTAAGCGTGAGGCTCAAGATCAATCCGGTTGGAGATGTAGAAGCAAAGGTACCAGTAAAAGTTTTGTCCATGTGTAGCGGGGTGGTCCCCCCgctccggccctgaaggggttaaaagcagccctggagagggctgtggctgggtaAAAGGGATTACAAACAGCTGGGAGAGGCTGACTGtgtagctgaccacagctgtggccagctcaatcagggcccagctggcccttataagagggctgggggccagaagcagaagactctctctctagctcttgagagagaaggacctggctgcctgggagctgagtAGGGTACCTGAGTAGAGcggtgctggggaaaggcaagaggaactggggagctccaggctgtaggccttgtgcaaggcctatggaggtactggggctgcagaggtatAGCCTGGAGTTAGGCAGGGGCAGctggtccaaacccccttgcctgtgatgagtggtttacaatCTGCCTCAGTGAGCgggggggctagatgatgactggcagtagccactgaggcaaggtgggtttagagggttgggggttccctgggaggggagacccagagtgtgggaacactgccagggggcagcaccccaaggtaaaggggcacagggtccgggagggacacagggccagcggcaggtgagacaccggcctgcagagggtgctctgaaggctggaaagagctaattcccagatgaccagcaggaggcgccgcaccaGTGAGTCGTTACCTCGCTACACCATGTGACAAACTTACAAAACCACATAGGCTCCATCTCCCCAGACCAATCCAGGGGTATTCATTACTGGACTTATAGTTCTTTAGATCTAAGGCTAAGCTGAATTTTGACCAACCAATGGGGGATAATGGAGAAAGCCACGCTGTCTAACCCAGCCTTTTTCCAAAGGATGGATCTGCTGGATAATTAACACAGAAAAGCAGATTCTGATCTGCCTCAACTCACATTCCTCCTTACAACAGTATGTCTGGAGCGTTGGGCCCAAAAGGATCAAAGAAACCAGATTATAAAACATAGTGCAAGTTCATTCAGACTCTTGAGTATAAATAGTTTATTATTGATGGACACGTCCATTTTAACTGCTGtatcaaaataaataagcaaTTTAAAGTGCATACTAAAGATATAGCATATGTATtccagaagtgtttttttacaaAACAAGTTAGAGCATATATGACAATAATACACCTGAGTCTTAGTTCTTCCCGCGCACATAGTTCAggtcttatttaaataaatgagaaCAAGTTCTTTCCAGCCACCAGAGAACAAGTGTCCTAAAATCAGAGGTTCTCTGCCTATGGGGTTACACTCTTTCTCACTCTTTAGGATGAGAAAAAAAGGGAATCCCTAGATTCTTTTTGTAAAGGATGGAAAAGGTTAAGAAATTACTCCTCTAAACTCACTCATGACTGAGTTGAGCTTAGTACTTGTGGATTAATCCACTGGTTGGAAATAAAAATGTACTGCTAATAAATACTTAAATCATATTAAATATACCCCAGTATGGAGGATGAAAATACATACATCTGAATGTCAGACAAGCTTTCCCAGACAATGGGTGTtttgtattaaaaacacacaGGTCTGGAACCACTGTTGCTTTATCTAAGGGGTTCTGAAGAGCATCAGTGCAACAGAACAGAAGCAAGCTATGGAAATCTTTATTCCAGAAGTGCAAAATCCCtccaactccagctgaagtcaaggcAAGCTGCAGTCTCATCTCCTTTAATAAAAAGATCAGGGCCTCAACTTAGGAGCCAGCACTGCTCACTTTCTGCGTGCGGAATAGTATCTTACTCTGAGTAATGCTATTGCAGTGATAGACCCGAGCCTTTGATAAGTGCAGTTTGAAGTCAAGTTATTGGCATGATTGTAGTTATTCTATGCAGGGTTACTggtcccaagcattcaaaatatCGCAAGTCATGCTGCACAAAAATCGTGAGcttggctgaaaaaaaaatcagatttaaaacagatataaataaaattggaattctttttatttgttttctggatTTTGCACCTTTCAGGGCCACTTTTTTCCAGCATTTCTGCACAAACTAGAGCTAGGATTGATTTTTTTGAAAACGATTCCTGAGACTTGGATGCATTCACGTGACGCCAGagcctggggctttaagaaaaggacTAAATATCCCAAGACTCATCATAAagtcatgaaagttggcaactgttgTATCTGCTAATTTAAGCCTctctaaattgctttaaaaataatcacagtCTGCTTAAATAACTCAAGAAGACTCCTGTGAAAGCTGTTGCGACCCCTGGCCATAGTGACAATTAGggatgaaatgtttttttaataatccCATTTACGCTGTTTACATGTCACTCAGATTGTACAGTGGAAACCAGCTAGTCAATTTCCACCCTGAGCTAACACCACAACCAGGAAATGGAAATTGACTAGACATTGCACTGGTGAGTAAGACCCAATTTTAGGAGCATCGCAGAAGGCTGTTTAAAATCTAAACGGACTCTTTCCAATTAAGTTTCAAACAGATGCATTTCATACATGTATTTTTAGTAgtaaattttttttggggggggcacacAGCTGCTGACACTATTCATTTTCAGACAGTCACagaatgcaaaatataattaggcaAACACATTCTTGTAACAAATCTGTCGCCTCTTAGGGCTTCATGGTGACAAGCTCAGATAGATCTGACCTTCCTGCTCCAGAAGAACAGGCCTCAATCTACTTCTACTAAAAGAAAATCTCCAGTAGCTTTCAGCAatatagggcctatgacacatGACTGAGCAGTTGCAATGCCAGCCAGCAGTGGACAATGTCTAAACCACACTGATAAGCACCATACCCTAGCCGCCATAAGACCAAACGGATGGCATAATACACGTGCAGCAGTGAGCGGACAATCATAATACTGACAGTCACGGGAATTACTATGTCAATATTAAGGTTGCCGTGTGCCCCAATGGAAATATATGTGTCTGTCCTTCTCAACATTTAGAGCAACCCTcacacacaaatttaaaaaaaaaaaaagcagcaccaTTCATTCAATCTCCCAGTTGCTTACAATAAATTACAGAATGATAAAGAAACACATAATAAATATCACTGATTGCAAAAACCAGAACCACGCCAGTTCTTTGGTGTGGCAAGCGCACGCCTCACAGAGTGTTCCTTCCGTTTCAGTCCTGCTTCGAATGGAAACCAGCTGTCGCCACTCAAAGCGATGGTGCTGTTCCAGAGCTAGCAACACACCCGTGTTTCCCCAGTGTCTGCTGCTGATTGTTACCCTGGGCATTTTGCTAGGTGGAATCTACCCTTCACAGCCTCTAGCAGAGAGTCCAAGAGAACCTAAGGCGATATACTGACTGCCACTCCCACCGTAGAGGTCCTTGCTCCCACCTATTGGTCATCAGAGCTAAGTAGCCTAAAGAGGCCAAAGAAGTTgtcttttttgttggtttggtcTAGCTGCCAGTTCTCAAGGTCTGTTTTATTAGTGTCTATCTTCATGTAGAGAGAGTCGCCTTTTTTCAGGGGTTGCAGAACTGCCGAGAACTTGGACATGGTCTCTTCCGACTTGGAGGACAAGTGCAGGGAGATGGTCAGAACACGGCTGTGGGCGCCTCCGGACACCTTGTTGATGATCAGTTCCACTGTTTGCTTCTCGCTGCACTTGGCAATGCATTTGACAGCAAGCTGGGCATAGATAAAATAGAGGCCTTTGACCTTCACTTCCAGCTTGTCCGAGATGTCGTGGTCGTTGAAGTTGGAGCTGAAAACCACTCCATCAATACCCGGGGCATGACTGAACTCCACTATCCTGTCCTTGATTACATCTGCAGAAACAGGGTAGAAGAGGGAAGGCATGTTAGTCATATTTGAAGAGGCAGGGATAAatactcagtttccccagctgcgaAATGGGGAGAATGATCGCGACCTTTGCAAAGCACTGATGAAAAGGGTGAAAGAAGAGCTAGGGCCTGCAAAATATGGGAGTGTACGAGTGAACCGGCTAGTCAATGCATGCACCACAGTGACCTCTGCTAGATGGAGTCTTAACTGTTCAACCATGTGTCCGGCTCTGCACTGACAAGAGCTAATGAGAGATTCTCCTTTAGAGGCAGGGGTTGTCTAACCACCCCAATCCTCAGCTCCATGCAGGATGGGGCCATCCTACCGCAGAGCCCTGTGCTATGGCTACTGACTATCCAGCCCCATTACGAGCTTATGGGTCCGAGCCAGAGGGGTTTACAGGCCTTCCCTCACACTGGGACCACTGCCTTAGGACTTCTCCaattccattttttgtttgtttttttttttttttttttttttgcaagcagtGAAACCATTTTCTTCCCACTCCCATAGGCAGGAGAAGGTAGCATGCTGCAGAATTAGCCAACATGACTCATGTCAATCTAGCAGCTGGGACTCTGTTCACATGAGCCATGAACAAAGTATTCAGAGCTGTAGCACTCTCTAGGGTCCGCTGTGGGCAACACACCCTAGATTTCTATCTCCACAGCCTTCTCTTTATGCTCTGCCTTAATGGAGCCTTTAGGCAGAGTCTGTATCCTATATGGTCACAGCGCCTCCTTTTCTAGACACCGTACTGGATTCTCCCAAGCATGTATAGCCAAGACAACGGTCATTGACTCTAGGAGGGGTGAGGTGATCATGAAATATACAGCAACAATCGTTGCTGGGAGAGAAAAATCCACCATTAACTCTTTGGAGGCTGGGAAATACATCCACACAGCCTTGTACCGATGCATTTGTCCAAGTCAGGAAGCTGGCGGGCCCCCAGAGGTCTAGTGATTAGGTGAAATAACAAATCAGCACCACCTCACCATCTCTTTTATGGCTCTTTCACCCAGAGAGACCTCAAAAGCACTCACTGCTTGACTCCACCAGCTTGATACATCAGAATCACATGTCTACCATGGAAATGCAgcaacctctggggtggagcagaacGGATTTACGAGCAATTTGGTGTCGCATCCCTAAATCCTCCATTGTGCCCTCGAATTTAAGAATCATCTGTCTTAtgccttcctcctccaccaccttcaTGTCTGAACACTTCACAATACTCCTGTGACAGCCACCCAGTTTCAGAGAGGAAGCAAATGGGGGATCTCACTTATCCAATGGAAAGTATGTCTGTGGTTTAGGTCAGCAGAATATAACTAGAGTTTGAATTTAGTCAAGACAGTGAAGGTAGCAACCTACAGGATTTTTGCCTAACGGAGCAGGAGTAGACAAGAATTTGGTTTGGCATTGCATCCAAAATGTAATGTGGTCTGGTTTAGAGGATAGAGCACCCCTGATTAAATGAACACTGGTTTAGTTGGATGGGAGAGGTGTTAAGTATTGGTCCAGCTCAAACTTGCTTAGATCTGCAGTGTGACAGAGACCGATTTCCCTACTGTACAAACAGCATGAGTTTTAAAGTCTCCTTTGATGGACATATGGCATGGAGCTAGGGGAATTATCCAGCCCACTGGTACCCTGCCACAGGCGGAGAGCAGTTACGTTTGTTTGCATCGCTGGTATACATGAACCATGTATTAgtctcccatcccagagcctccaAGGGATTTAGATCCCCCAAACTCCCATTTTTCCTCCTTCAGGAAGGGGAAAACATGAGCAATTAATGTCAAGTAACTGTAAAATACTCACCGCTTTTGGGCAATACCTGGGCAGCAGCCccctgaaaagaagaaaagagagtgtttgttttacaaaaaagGATGCACTTGACCATGCTCAGAGAACAGCTGTTTTCTGCAAGGGTCAGACAAGATACTATTCCCACCCCCAGACACCTGAGCGAAGAGGGCAGCACCAACTAGATCATATAAATTAGACCCAACGGACATAGACTCAAAGGCAGGGCCCGAGTGCATGCAAACTTTTGGGGAAGTTGAGATGCAGAACTTTAGAGCTGAGAAGCTGACAGCTGGAATGAAAAGGACTTTCCAGCAGCCTGACAGTCACACACAGTGACAGTTTGCAAAGGCGGGCACTGGGGTTTCTGGGCTATTGTTTTCCTGTGACGTCCCAGGCCTGGTTTTCAAGTTATGCCTGCGGCAGCTGTTAACTTCAGTTTGTGTCGCAAGAAACCAGAGCCTCTAGAAATTGGGCCCCAAGGTGGCAAGTCAAGCACTGGGTTAAATGGAGAGCGCTCCccatcataggtgctggaactaggggtgctgccgcaccccttggctggaagtggtttccattacatacaaggtttacagtttggttcaatggttctcagcatcACCCGCTATACAGagtgttccagcacctctgctccCAGTCCTGCTTAGCTGGCAGGATCTGTGACAAAACCTAAAGCAACTACTGGCAGCTGACAGAAGATTTAGGGCTTAAAGTGTCACATCCCTAAATCACCGACTGTGCCCTAAGATTAAGAATCAGCTACCTCACACCGTCCTCCTCCCTCGCCTGTAGCATCTGGACACTGCCCTGTGACATAGGAgagtggggaaactgatgcagggagatgaagtgacttgctcggGGTCACACagacagtctgtggcagagctaggaattcaACACAGGTCTCCCTCGGCCCAGGCCAGCACCCTACCCCTTAGGCCACCCTTCCTCAGCATGCAGCTCCTTGTTTCTGAAGAGGTTAAGCACTGGCGGTCCAAACAACTAGTGCACTTGGGTATTTACAGCTGAAGTGTTGGAGAGGGGTCCCGAAGGTCTGGTATGGAAAGCGGGATAGGAGGACCCCACAGGGCCGGGAGACAGACAGCTAGCCAAGGGGAGAGACGCTACCCCCACTATCTCTGCACACGCAGagcccagtcccacccccagcagggccagacagacagaccctcctctccccagccagaCAGATCCCCCGCGCTCCAGCAACAgacaggcaggaggggaagggccagaggCGCAGAGCCCTGCCTTGTGGGCAGGGAGACAGAAGGGGGCCCCGCTCGCTGGGGCAGACAGACAGGGGACCCTGGGCTGGACGGACGCCTCCCCACCACTCCCTTACCTTTCCTATGCTGAGCGAGTGGAGGGGACGCTCCTGGGTCTCCAGCGGCGGGGGCAGGACCCTCCAGACCGAGAACAAGGCGAGCGTCAGGAGCGCTGCGCCCAGGGCGCCCAGCGCCAGCAGCAGGCACCAGTCCAGGCTCCGACAGGGGCAGGCGCGCCGGGAGCCGGCCGGGAGGAGGCTCTCGGGGTCCGGGCTGCTCTCTAGAGCCGTCATGGGGGCAGGCGGCTGCTCCctccgagctggggctgggggggtccgAGGCAGAAATGAGCCAGCGGCGCCCCGCGCAGGGGCTTTATAGGCGCGGGGCGGACCCGACGGGGAGGGAGGCGCCGAGGGAAGCGGGAGCGCGGCTGAGAATTTCCACTGACAGCGCCGGGGGCAGGAAAGGAAAGAGAGCTGCGGGGAAAGTAACCCGCTCATCATGGGGAGCCGGCCCGGGCCcgcgggggggcagagggagagaggggatgCGGGAGAAAGAATCGATGAGTGTGAAAGAAACACGGGATACGTGAGAGAGAGGGCACAGAAAGAAAGACTGAGATGGCACGAgaaggggggtgggcagaggggtgtgtgaggtggcacgggaagggggatgggcagagggtGTGTGAGATGGCACGGGAAGGGGGGTGGGCCGAAGGGTGTGTGAGATGGcacgggaagggggggtgggcagaggggtttgTGAGAAGGcacgggaagggggggtggggagaggggtgtgtgagatggcacgggaagggaggatgggcagaggggtgtaTGAGGTGGCACGGGAAGGGGGGTGGGCCGAAGGGTGTGTGAGATGGcacgggaagggggggtgggcagaggggtttgTGAGAAGGcacgggaagggggggtggggagagggtgtgtgaggtggcacgggaagggaggatgggcagaggggtgtgtgaggtggcatgggaagggggatgggcagaggggtgtgtgagatggcacgggaagggggggtgggcagaggggtgtgtgagaaggcatgggaagggggggtgggcagaggggtgtgtgaggtggcatgggaagggggatgggcagaggggtgtgtgagatggCACGGGAAGGGGGGTGGGCCGAAGGGTGTGTGGATGGcacgggaagggggggtgggcagaggggtttgTGAGAAGGcacgggaagggggggtggggagaggggtgtgtgagatggcacgggaagggaggatgggcagaggggtgtaTGAGGTGGCACGGGAAGGGGGGTGGGCCGAAGGGTGTGTGAGATGGCACGGGAaggggggggtgggcagaggggtttgTGAGAAGGcacgggaagggggggtggggagaggtgtgtgtgaggtggcacgggaagggaggatgggcagagggtgtgtgaggtggcatgggaagggggatgggcagaggggtgtgtgagatggcacgggaaggggggtgggcagaggggtgtgtgaggtggcacgggaaggggggatgggcagaggggtgtgtgagatggCACGGGAAGGGGGTGGGCCGAAGGATGTGTGAGATGGcacgggaagggggggtgggcagagggtgtgtgaggtggcacgggaagggagggtgggcagaggggtgtgtgaggtggcacgggaagggggatgggcagaggggtgtgtgaggtggcatgggaagggggatgggcagaggggtgtgtgagatggcacgggaaggggggtgggcagagggtgtGTGAGAAGGcatgggaagggggggtgggcagaggggtgtgtgaggtggcacgggaagggggatgggcagaggggtgtgtgaggtggcacgggaagggaggatgggcagaggggtgtgtgaggtggcacgggaaggggggtgggcagaggggtgtgtgagatggcacaggaagggggggtgggcagaggggtgtgtgaggtggCACGGGAagaggggtgggcagaggggtgtgtgagatggCACGGGAATGGAGGATGGGCAGAGGGGGGTGTGAGGTGGCACGGGAAGGGGGATGGGCGAGGGGTGTGTGAGATGGcacgggaagggggggtgggcagaggggtttgTGAGAAGGCACGggaaggggggggtggggagaggggtgtgtgaggtggcacgggaagggaggatgggcagaggggtgtgtgagatggcacgggaagggggggtgggcagaggggtgtgtgagaaggcatgggaagggggggtgggcagagagTGTGTGAGGTAGCACGGGAAGagggatgggcagaggggtgtgtgagaaggcacgggaagggggggtgggcagagggggtgtGTGAGGTGGCCTGGgacgggggggcagaggggtgtgtgagatggcacgggaagggaggatgggcagaggggtgtgtgaggtggcatgagaaggggggtgggcagagggtgtgtgaggtggcacgggaagggaggatgggcagaggggtgtgtgaggtggCAAGAGAAAGTTGGTTGGGCAGAGGGGTGCGTGAGATGGCACGGgaaggggggtgggcagaggggtgcgtgagatggcacgggaagggggggtgggcagaggggtgtgtgaggtggcacgggaagggggggtgggcagaggggtgtgtgagatggCACGGGAAGGGAGATGGGCGGAGGAGTGTGTGAGATGGCACGGGAAggaggggtgggcagaggggtgtgtgagatggcacgggaagggggatgggcagaggggtgtgtgatgtggcatgggaaggggggggtgggcagagggtgtGTGTGAGATGGCACGGGAAGGGAGATGGGTGGAGGAGTGTGTGAGATGGCATGGgaaggggggtgggcagaggggtgtgtgaggtggcac
Protein-coding regions in this window:
- the TNFSF9 gene encoding tumor necrosis factor ligand superfamily member 9 — encoded protein: MTALESSPDPESLLPAGSRRACPCRSLDWCLLLALGALGAALLTLALFSVWRVLPPPLETQERPLHSLSIGKGAAAQVLPKSDVIKDRIVEFSHAPGIDGVVFSSNFNDHDISDKLEVKVKGLYFIYAQLAVKCIAKCSEKQTVELIINKVSGGAHSRVLTISLHLSSKSEETMSKFSAVLQPLKKGDSLYMKIDTNKTDLENWQLDQTNKKDNFFGLFRLLSSDDQ